Proteins from one Candidatus Zixiibacteriota bacterium genomic window:
- a CDS encoding D-2-hydroxyacid dehydrogenase family protein, translating to MRVTVLDDYQRAFERTEAIRRLREKAEVRILTERIEGEAALAAALEGSQAIIPIRERTRFPASLLAALRDVELISQTGNHAYHIDLDAASRAGILVALAPGGNSTTELAFGLMIALMRRIPQSDRAMRRGEWPLVLGYVLRGKTLGILGLGKIGTEVAAIARAFGMNVVAWGPTLTPERAARSQATYMPLDDVLRSADVVSIHLALSERSKGLLDERRLRLMKPTAYLVNTARGAIVDEAALVRLLEERAIAGAALDVFVEEPLPRESPLLRLDNVVLTPHLGWPTDSGFAGFAENSVKNILDYMEGRPLERLINPQALSFRKARGPAASR from the coding sequence ATGAGAGTTACGGTGCTCGACGATTACCAGCGAGCCTTCGAGCGCACCGAAGCGATCCGTCGGCTGCGCGAGAAAGCCGAGGTCCGGATCCTCACGGAAAGAATCGAAGGCGAGGCCGCGCTCGCCGCGGCGCTCGAGGGCTCGCAGGCGATCATCCCGATCCGCGAGCGAACCCGTTTTCCCGCGTCGCTTCTGGCGGCGCTGCGGGACGTCGAGCTCATCTCGCAGACCGGCAATCACGCCTATCATATCGACCTCGACGCCGCGTCGCGGGCGGGAATCTTGGTGGCGCTGGCGCCCGGCGGCAACAGCACGACCGAGCTCGCCTTCGGTCTCATGATCGCGTTGATGCGCCGCATTCCGCAGAGCGACCGGGCGATGCGCCGCGGCGAATGGCCGCTCGTGCTGGGATACGTCCTGCGCGGGAAAACGCTCGGCATCCTGGGTCTCGGCAAGATCGGCACCGAGGTCGCGGCGATCGCGCGCGCCTTCGGTATGAACGTTGTCGCATGGGGGCCCACCCTGACCCCGGAGCGCGCCGCGCGCTCGCAAGCGACCTATATGCCCCTGGACGACGTGCTGCGCAGCGCCGACGTTGTGTCCATCCACCTCGCGCTCTCCGAGCGAAGCAAAGGCCTCCTGGACGAGCGCCGCCTTCGGTTGATGAAGCCGACCGCGTACCTGGTGAACACGGCACGGGGGGCGATCGTCGACGAGGCCGCGCTGGTCCGGCTGCTCGAGGAACGGGCGATCGCGGGCGCGGCGCTGGACGTGTTCGTCGAGGAGCCGCTGCCGCGGGAGAGCCCGCTGTTGAGGCTCGACAACGTCGTCCTGACGCCTCACCTGGGATGGCCGACGGACTCGGGCTTCGCCGGGTTCGCGGAAAACTCGGTCAAGAACATCCTCGACTACATGGAAGGAAGGCCGCTCGAGAGGCTCATCAATCCGCAAGCGCTCTCTTTCCGCAAGGCCCGGGGGCCCGCAGCCTCCCGCTGA
- a CDS encoding RidA family protein, with amino-acid sequence MKTIVQPRNLPDPRPRYSHGILAEGGRLLFIAGQTAIDENGKVVGKGDIEAQTRQVFKNLAAVLERAGGTLDDLVMTTTYLTDRKYREGYNRVRLEQYRKDPPTSTLLIVSGLAHEDYLIEISGIAVL; translated from the coding sequence ATGAAAACTATCGTTCAGCCCCGAAACCTGCCCGATCCCCGCCCTCGCTACAGCCACGGCATTCTGGCCGAAGGGGGCAGGCTCCTGTTCATCGCCGGCCAGACCGCCATCGACGAGAACGGGAAAGTCGTCGGGAAGGGCGACATCGAGGCCCAGACCCGTCAGGTGTTCAAGAACCTCGCGGCGGTGCTCGAGCGAGCCGGGGGAACTCTCGACGACCTGGTCATGACCACGACGTACCTCACCGATCGCAAGTACCGCGAGGGTTACAACCGCGTACGGCTGGAGCAGTACCGGAAGGATCCGCCGACGAGCACTCTGCTCATCGTCAGCGGTCTCGCCCACGAGGACTACCTGATCGAGATTTCGGGCATCGCCGTTCTGTGA
- a CDS encoding ABC transporter substrate-binding protein: MRYRSTARLGGALLSGALVAILAHAPAGAQALKKIRIGYPSLSFRQSNVWVAKEMGLFAKYGLEVEPIFLRGGQTATQALVAGDPPIVNIGTVVQAGLQGYNLVLVAAVENRYDQIVFARPSITRLEQLRGKNFGVSGFGSATHYASTILVKHLRMDPKELHLLPSGPDAERLAALSAGKIDATFFSSSAAPVARKAGFNELLNIADLDVEVQGNGFATSRDYIKANRDTVKSALKGFVEAIYFIYANKKEAQRVFAKYMRTNSPEVLEDSYQGYVKMIPKKPYPTLKGIQFMLDMLAPTIPQARKARPEQFVDLSFLQELEHEGFFTDMAKRYPAK, encoded by the coding sequence ATGAGGTATCGGTCAACTGCACGTCTCGGCGGCGCGCTGCTCAGCGGCGCCCTTGTCGCCATCCTGGCTCACGCCCCGGCCGGAGCCCAGGCGCTGAAGAAAATCCGCATCGGCTATCCGTCCCTGAGCTTCCGGCAGAGCAACGTATGGGTCGCGAAGGAGATGGGGCTTTTCGCCAAGTACGGACTGGAAGTCGAGCCTATCTTCCTGCGCGGCGGCCAGACGGCCACGCAGGCGCTGGTGGCCGGAGATCCGCCGATCGTCAACATCGGAACGGTAGTCCAGGCGGGCCTCCAGGGCTACAATCTGGTGCTGGTCGCGGCCGTGGAGAATCGCTACGATCAGATCGTTTTCGCCCGGCCTTCGATCACGAGGCTGGAACAGCTCAGGGGAAAGAACTTCGGGGTGAGCGGCTTCGGCTCGGCCACCCATTACGCGTCGACGATCCTCGTGAAGCACCTCCGGATGGACCCCAAGGAGCTTCACCTCCTGCCGAGCGGCCCGGACGCCGAGCGTCTCGCCGCCCTTTCCGCGGGGAAGATCGACGCGACGTTCTTCAGCTCTTCGGCGGCCCCGGTCGCCCGGAAGGCCGGCTTCAACGAGCTGTTGAACATCGCCGATCTGGACGTCGAGGTGCAGGGCAACGGCTTCGCCACCTCGCGCGATTACATCAAAGCCAATCGCGACACGGTCAAATCGGCCCTGAAGGGATTCGTCGAGGCGATCTATTTCATCTACGCCAACAAGAAGGAAGCCCAGCGGGTCTTCGCGAAGTACATGCGCACGAACAGCCCCGAGGTGCTGGAGGACTCCTATCAGGGCTACGTCAAGATGATCCCCAAGAAGCCCTATCCGACGCTGAAAGGCATCCAGTTCATGCTCGACATGCTCGCTCCGACGATCCCGCAGGCCCGCAAGGCGCGCCCCGAGCAGTTCGTCGACCTGAGCTTCCTCCAGGAGCTGGAGCACGAAGGCTTTTTCACGGACATGGCCAAACGATATCCGGCGAAGTAG
- a CDS encoding ABC transporter substrate-binding protein → MRSVVCRALALLAATALAAAGDVSAAAGGKLSKVRFVQSGHTASSWPIYVAQQRKILEKNGIELEVIVIRGATNTTRAVLSETIPIGRINPDYVIGGIEKGARVRILSGNMEKIPYDVIARPEIKSGADLKGKTIGVSTLTGGTTNMIEEVLEKAYKLKPSDYKYLVVGTSPDRYAAIKGGSVQATFMGPPFNFRAIKEGFTKLITFHEILGPIQFTVDFAHMNYIKSNRNDVVQYLRSIIEATEWLYDRKNKEEAIAIHMKVLKSQRDIAEQDYRYLVEEFQPFPRGGAVNKIAMEKTIELRVKEGLYKGKKVPSYTEFVDNSLIEEAQKLAGFKH, encoded by the coding sequence ATGCGATCCGTGGTTTGCCGAGCCCTCGCTCTACTCGCCGCTACCGCCCTGGCCGCCGCAGGCGATGTTTCCGCGGCGGCGGGCGGCAAGCTCTCCAAGGTGCGCTTCGTCCAGAGCGGGCATACCGCCTCGAGCTGGCCGATCTACGTCGCCCAACAGAGGAAGATCCTCGAGAAGAACGGGATCGAGCTCGAGGTGATCGTCATCCGAGGGGCGACCAACACGACGCGCGCCGTCCTGAGCGAAACCATTCCGATCGGCCGAATCAACCCGGACTACGTCATCGGCGGCATCGAAAAGGGAGCCCGGGTGAGGATTCTCAGCGGCAACATGGAGAAGATTCCGTACGACGTGATCGCCCGTCCCGAGATCAAGAGCGGCGCCGACTTGAAGGGCAAAACCATCGGCGTGAGCACGCTGACGGGCGGCACGACCAACATGATCGAGGAGGTGCTGGAAAAAGCCTACAAGCTCAAGCCGTCCGATTACAAGTACCTCGTGGTCGGCACTTCTCCCGACCGCTACGCCGCGATCAAGGGCGGCTCCGTCCAGGCGACGTTCATGGGCCCGCCGTTCAACTTTCGCGCGATCAAGGAAGGCTTTACCAAGCTCATCACTTTCCACGAGATTCTCGGCCCGATCCAGTTCACGGTCGACTTCGCGCACATGAACTACATCAAGTCCAACCGCAACGACGTCGTCCAGTACCTGCGGTCGATCATCGAGGCCACCGAATGGCTCTACGACCGCAAGAACAAGGAAGAGGCGATCGCCATTCACATGAAGGTGCTCAAGAGCCAGCGCGACATCGCCGAGCAGGACTACAGGTATCTCGTCGAGGAGTTCCAGCCCTTCCCCCGCGGCGGCGCGGTCAACAAGATCGCGATGGAAAAAACCATCGAGCTGCGGGTCAAGGAAGGACTTTACAAGGGCAAGAAGGTTCCTTCGTACACCGAGTTCGTCGACAACTCGCTGATCGAGGAGGCTCAGAAGCTCGCGGGTTTCAAACACTGA
- a CDS encoding ABC transporter ATP-binding protein produces the protein MAAPVLELRNLTKEVPRPGRDPFVIFRDINLTVRDGEFVSIVGPSGCGKTTLLRVINGLLPHSSGQIFVDGKPAKEVENQLVMGFVFQGASLLPWRTSLKNVLLGLEGRNHDAREAERHARRYLELVGLAGFEGHYPHELSGGMQQRVNLARALAVNPRILLMDEPFAALDAQTRSFMQLELLRIWRETRKTVIFVTHMISEAILLSDRVVVFSHRPGTIRSEFQVPITRPRSMEVKSDPRFVELENVVWKQIEEEVKSTGEFGKL, from the coding sequence ATGGCTGCTCCCGTCCTCGAACTGCGAAACCTGACCAAGGAAGTCCCGCGACCCGGGCGCGACCCCTTCGTCATCTTCCGCGACATCAATCTCACCGTGCGCGACGGCGAGTTCGTGAGCATCGTCGGCCCCAGCGGCTGCGGCAAGACGACGCTTTTGCGCGTGATCAACGGCCTCCTGCCCCACAGCAGCGGGCAGATCTTCGTCGACGGCAAGCCCGCCAAGGAGGTGGAAAACCAGCTCGTGATGGGCTTCGTCTTCCAGGGCGCCTCCCTCCTGCCCTGGCGGACCAGCCTGAAAAACGTCCTGCTCGGCCTCGAGGGGCGGAACCACGATGCCAGGGAGGCGGAACGCCACGCCCGGCGGTATCTGGAGCTCGTAGGCCTGGCCGGCTTCGAAGGCCATTACCCGCACGAGCTTTCCGGCGGGATGCAGCAGCGGGTCAACCTTGCCCGGGCGCTGGCCGTGAATCCGCGGATCCTGCTCATGGACGAGCCCTTCGCCGCCCTCGACGCGCAGACGCGCAGCTTCATGCAGCTCGAGCTGCTGCGGATCTGGCGCGAAACCAGGAAAACGGTCATCTTCGTCACCCACATGATTTCCGAGGCGATCCTGCTCTCCGACCGGGTCGTGGTCTTCAGCCATCGCCCGGGGACGATCCGCTCGGAGTTCCAGGTTCCGATCACCCGGCCGCGAAGCATGGAGGTCAAGTCGGACCCTCGTTTCGTGGAGCTGGAAAACGTCGTCTGGAAACAGATCGAAGAGGAAGTGAAATCTACGGGAGAATTCGGGAAGCTCTAG
- a CDS encoding ABC transporter permease, with protein sequence MGLRVLKSPVSPAMNERENRSPRKLLRAVSVVAGLLLWHLLATRVVGDSALLVSPLVVVETAYDMSAVTGELYPHLFASSWIFLYGFLLAVLVGVPTGFVMALNTTIRDYVNPWVMVLYTSPRIAFAPVLLLWFGVGGASKVAIVFLGCVFPILINSYYGMRVVNREFVELARSFRLGSRALFLKILLPASVPFLLAGIRLAIGRGLTGVAIAEWFGATEGLGYLIFFAGQTLNVPILFVGVAVFAVLGILGFEVVRQIENYATPWRRSLPQG encoded by the coding sequence ATGGGTCTCCGAGTCCTGAAGTCGCCCGTGTCCCCCGCCATGAACGAGCGCGAAAACCGATCGCCCCGAAAGCTCCTGCGCGCGGTCTCCGTGGTTGCCGGTCTTCTCCTCTGGCACCTGCTCGCAACCCGCGTGGTGGGCGACTCGGCCCTGCTGGTCTCGCCGCTCGTCGTCGTCGAAACCGCCTACGACATGTCGGCCGTGACCGGCGAGCTCTATCCGCACCTGTTCGCCAGCTCGTGGATTTTCCTCTACGGCTTTCTTCTCGCGGTGCTCGTCGGCGTCCCCACGGGATTCGTGATGGCGCTCAACACCACCATCCGTGATTACGTCAATCCCTGGGTCATGGTGCTCTACACGTCGCCGCGCATCGCTTTCGCGCCGGTTCTCTTGCTGTGGTTCGGCGTCGGCGGTGCCTCGAAGGTGGCGATCGTCTTCCTCGGCTGCGTCTTCCCGATCCTGATCAATTCGTACTACGGGATGCGCGTGGTCAACCGCGAGTTCGTCGAGCTGGCACGCTCCTTTCGCCTCGGCAGCCGGGCCCTGTTCTTGAAGATACTCCTGCCCGCTTCCGTTCCCTTTCTTCTCGCCGGTATCCGCCTGGCGATCGGGCGGGGCCTGACCGGGGTCGCCATCGCCGAATGGTTCGGAGCCACCGAGGGCCTGGGCTACCTGATCTTCTTCGCCGGGCAGACGCTCAATGTCCCGATTCTCTTCGTCGGCGTGGCGGTATTCGCGGTGCTGGGGATCCTCGGCTTCGAAGTCGTCCGGCAAATAGAGAACTACGCGACTCCGTGGCGCAGGAGCCTGCCGCAGGGCTGA
- a CDS encoding ABC transporter permease, whose product MQSTISLSRPRYFDLARWRPGKEATRGWLSIVGGLAIWEALARALLENELLIPPPSSVALSFWQLAGTGELTRHFAATFLEFAYGFTTACLIGIAIGYLMGMYRWFDEIMDPWIATLYSIPVVTIVPLIIIWFGVGMVSKVIVVFKITAVAIILNTAAGIKSLDPVWLELAKSLRLSSWETTCKIRLPGALPFIITGMRLGVGRALLGVIVAELMASNAGLGYLLRDSSETWDSPKLFLTVVLLAAIGLASFHLIKRLEVKMAPWRQTAEWVSES is encoded by the coding sequence TTGCAGAGCACGATCTCCCTCTCCCGCCCTCGTTATTTCGACCTCGCCCGCTGGCGGCCGGGCAAGGAGGCGACTCGCGGCTGGCTGTCGATCGTCGGCGGGCTGGCGATCTGGGAGGCCCTCGCCCGGGCGTTGCTGGAAAACGAGCTCTTGATTCCGCCTCCGAGCAGCGTCGCGCTCTCGTTCTGGCAGCTCGCCGGGACCGGGGAGCTGACCCGACATTTCGCGGCGACGTTCCTCGAATTCGCCTACGGCTTCACGACCGCCTGCCTGATCGGGATCGCAATCGGGTACCTCATGGGGATGTACCGCTGGTTCGACGAGATCATGGACCCGTGGATTGCAACGCTCTACTCGATCCCCGTCGTCACGATCGTCCCGCTGATCATCATCTGGTTCGGAGTGGGAATGGTCTCGAAGGTGATCGTGGTCTTCAAGATCACCGCGGTGGCGATCATCCTCAACACGGCCGCCGGCATCAAGTCGCTCGATCCGGTCTGGCTGGAGCTGGCGAAGTCGCTGCGCCTGAGCTCGTGGGAAACGACCTGCAAGATCCGCCTGCCCGGCGCCCTGCCGTTCATCATCACGGGAATGCGGTTGGGCGTGGGGCGGGCCCTTCTCGGAGTGATCGTCGCCGAGCTGATGGCTTCCAACGCGGGGCTGGGGTACCTGCTTCGCGATTCTTCGGAAACCTGGGACAGTCCCAAGCTTTTTCTCACGGTCGTTCTGCTGGCGGCGATCGGCCTGGCGAGCTTTCACCTGATCAAACGGCTCGAAGTGAAAATGGCTCCGTGGCGACAGACCGCCGAATGGGTCTCCGAGTCCTGA
- a CDS encoding cupin domain-containing protein encodes MLERLTRLGDEIRHRTLFEGKNFTSGLIEFRPTGKVDPKQIVHHDREVVCYVLRGRGRLRAGGRRLPLSPGTVCHIPRRVPHDFAALTAGKLVIWYALIKAG; translated from the coding sequence ATGCTCGAACGGCTGACGCGGCTCGGCGACGAGATCCGCCACCGGACTCTCTTCGAAGGGAAAAATTTCACTTCCGGCCTGATCGAGTTTCGCCCGACCGGAAAGGTCGACCCGAAGCAAATCGTGCACCACGACCGCGAGGTCGTCTGCTACGTGCTGCGCGGGCGCGGGCGGCTGCGCGCGGGAGGCCGGCGGCTCCCGCTGTCACCCGGGACCGTGTGTCACATCCCGCGGCGAGTGCCGCACGATTTTGCCGCGCTCACCGCCGGCAAGCTCGTGATCTGGTACGCGTTGATCAAGGCGGGGTAG
- a CDS encoding exopolyphosphatase — MRLVTRADFDGIVCGALITRFEPIDSYLFVEPKFMQDGLVEIRAGDIIANLPYQPGCTLWFDHHITNTTPDFVRPIIPGKGAFRLAPSAARVVCEYYMEISDESDPEGAARLAFLRSERIVHLLRETDRVDSGQLTPEDVNHPEGYVLISMTTDGKRPQDEPYWLRVIALLRDEPLERIMQDPEVARRCRQVLEDQDKLKRILLERTTLRRNVIFVDLRGVGEIPDGNRFLVYTLFPAGNISVKIADDSQREATTAISVGYNIFNPTSRVNVGELLRRYGGGGHKVVGSCRVPNSEADRTLEEILAAVTE, encoded by the coding sequence ATGAGGCTCGTCACGCGGGCCGATTTCGACGGCATCGTTTGCGGGGCGCTGATCACCCGATTCGAGCCGATCGACTCCTATTTGTTCGTCGAGCCGAAATTCATGCAGGACGGACTCGTCGAGATCCGGGCTGGCGATATCATCGCCAACCTCCCCTATCAACCGGGCTGCACCCTGTGGTTCGACCACCACATCACGAACACGACCCCGGACTTTGTGCGTCCGATCATCCCGGGAAAAGGGGCGTTCCGGCTGGCGCCCAGCGCCGCGCGGGTGGTCTGCGAGTACTATATGGAGATCTCCGACGAGAGCGATCCGGAAGGCGCCGCGCGGCTGGCCTTTCTGCGCTCCGAGCGTATCGTCCACCTGCTCCGCGAGACCGATCGGGTGGACTCCGGGCAATTGACGCCCGAAGACGTGAACCATCCCGAAGGCTACGTCCTGATTTCCATGACCACCGACGGAAAACGCCCGCAGGACGAGCCGTACTGGCTCCGCGTGATCGCGCTGCTGCGCGACGAGCCACTGGAACGGATTATGCAGGACCCGGAGGTCGCCCGGCGCTGCCGCCAGGTTCTCGAAGACCAGGACAAGCTCAAGCGGATCCTGCTGGAGCGCACGACGCTGCGGCGCAACGTGATCTTCGTCGACCTGCGGGGGGTGGGAGAGATTCCCGACGGCAACCGCTTTCTCGTCTACACGCTTTTCCCGGCGGGAAATATCTCGGTGAAGATCGCCGACGACAGCCAGCGCGAGGCCACCACCGCCATCTCCGTCGGCTACAACATTTTCAATCCCACCTCGCGCGTCAACGTGGGCGAGCTGCTGCGTCGCTACGGCGGCGGCGGCCACAAAGTGGTGGGATCGTGCCGGGTGCCGAACAGCGAGGCGGATCGAACGCTCGAGGAGATTCTCGCCGCCGTTACCGAGTGA
- the ald gene encoding alanine dehydrogenase — MIVGVPREIKEEENRVAMTPSGVSAFVSRGHTVLVEKGAGLGSGIADRAYAGAGATIVDSAKEVWEQAELIMKVKEPQPSEFPYLHEGLILFTYLHLAANETVTSELLARKVTAIAYETIQLEDGSLPLLMPMSEIAGRLSIQVGAWCLQAENGGRGILLAGASGVRPGKVVILGAGIAGTAACQIAAGVGAYVSILDVNPTKLRYVHDILGGHVTTLMSNRANVEEEVVDADLVIGAVLIPGARAPKLITRNVVKLMKPGAAFVDISIDQGGCAETSRPTSHLAPIYVEEDVVHYCVTNMPAIVPNTSTYALTNATLSYGLEIANRGVVQALKRNPALARGLNTCAGKITHPGVAAALGLALTPVEEVLKS; from the coding sequence ATGATCGTCGGGGTTCCCCGAGAAATCAAGGAAGAAGAAAACCGCGTGGCGATGACTCCGAGCGGCGTTTCCGCTTTCGTCTCCCGCGGCCACACCGTTCTCGTGGAAAAAGGCGCGGGCTTGGGGAGCGGTATCGCCGACCGGGCTTATGCCGGGGCCGGAGCGACCATCGTCGATTCCGCCAAGGAAGTCTGGGAACAGGCCGAGCTGATCATGAAAGTCAAGGAACCGCAGCCGTCGGAGTTTCCGTACCTGCACGAAGGGCTCATCCTTTTCACCTACCTCCACCTCGCCGCCAACGAAACCGTCACCTCCGAGCTGCTCGCCCGCAAGGTCACCGCCATCGCCTATGAAACAATCCAGCTCGAAGACGGCTCGCTGCCGCTGCTGATGCCCATGAGCGAGATCGCCGGGCGTCTTTCGATCCAGGTGGGAGCTTGGTGCCTTCAGGCCGAAAACGGCGGCCGCGGCATCCTTCTCGCGGGCGCGTCCGGCGTCCGGCCGGGAAAGGTCGTGATCCTCGGCGCCGGGATTGCCGGCACGGCGGCCTGCCAGATTGCGGCCGGGGTGGGCGCCTATGTCAGCATTCTCGACGTCAATCCGACCAAGCTGCGCTACGTTCACGACATCCTCGGCGGTCACGTGACCACTCTGATGTCCAACCGGGCCAACGTCGAGGAGGAAGTGGTCGACGCCGACCTGGTGATCGGCGCCGTCTTGATCCCCGGCGCCAGAGCACCCAAGCTGATCACGCGCAACGTCGTCAAGCTCATGAAGCCGGGGGCGGCGTTCGTCGACATTTCGATCGACCAAGGGGGATGCGCGGAAACGTCCCGGCCGACGTCGCACCTCGCGCCGATCTACGTCGAGGAAGACGTCGTGCATTACTGCGTGACCAACATGCCCGCGATCGTTCCAAACACGTCGACATACGCCCTCACCAACGCCACGCTGTCCTACGGACTGGAAATCGCCAACCGCGGGGTCGTCCAGGCCCTCAAGCGCAATCCCGCGCTCGCCAGGGGGCTGAACACCTGCGCCGGCAAAATCACGCACCCCGGGGTCGCCGCCGCGCTGGGCCTCGCGCTCACGCCCGTCGAGGAGGTGCTGAAATCATGA
- a CDS encoding DUF423 domain-containing protein, whose amino-acid sequence MERIFLMTGALSAFLAVALGAFAAHGLKTRLSPEMLAVFEVGVRYQMYHSLGLFVVAFMLSRWPQGAAAMAGWLFVAGIVVFSGSLYLLSTTGARWLGMITPLGGVAFLAGWLLLAWSAWRQ is encoded by the coding sequence ATGGAACGGATCTTTCTGATGACAGGCGCGCTCTCGGCGTTCCTCGCCGTCGCGCTCGGAGCGTTCGCCGCTCACGGCCTCAAGACCCGCCTGAGCCCGGAGATGCTCGCCGTCTTCGAGGTCGGCGTCCGCTACCAGATGTACCACTCGCTGGGGCTTTTCGTCGTCGCCTTTATGCTTTCGCGCTGGCCGCAGGGCGCTGCGGCGATGGCGGGCTGGTTGTTCGTCGCCGGCATCGTCGTTTTCTCCGGAAGTCTTTACCTCCTCAGCACAACCGGGGCCCGCTGGCTCGGGATGATCACGCCCCTCGGCGGAGTCGCCTTTCTCGCCGGCTGGTTGCTGCTCGCCTGGTCCGCCTGGCGGCAATGA
- a CDS encoding amidohydrolase family protein, producing the protein MASDIVAIDVHIHLSDEVTQKAKGARTQQMARYFGRERPPVSIDELADQYRARKMMAVLMNTRDETVTGLPPVPNDHVAGAVKKHPDVFLAFGAIDPWTGRLALDEIRRCKDLGLHGIGELNPARQHFFPNDVRFYPLWEECAKLGLPVLFHGGMAAAGAGTPGGMGVKLKYSQPIALDDVAADFPELKIISAHPTWPWTAESLAIARHKANYYIDLSGWAPKYFPAELLHNINTLLQDKAMFGSDWPAISVERWLEEFQQCNIKPEVRKKIMLDNAKKFFNLNI; encoded by the coding sequence ATGGCTTCGGACATCGTGGCGATCGACGTTCACATCCACCTTTCGGATGAGGTGACGCAAAAGGCGAAAGGCGCCCGCACCCAACAGATGGCGCGCTATTTCGGACGCGAACGCCCCCCGGTTTCGATCGACGAGCTGGCGGACCAGTACCGGGCCCGCAAGATGATGGCGGTGCTCATGAACACGCGCGACGAGACCGTAACCGGGCTGCCGCCCGTCCCCAACGACCACGTCGCGGGAGCGGTCAAGAAGCATCCGGACGTCTTTCTCGCCTTCGGCGCGATCGATCCCTGGACGGGACGGCTCGCCCTCGACGAGATTCGCCGCTGCAAGGATCTCGGCCTGCACGGCATCGGCGAGCTGAACCCCGCACGGCAGCATTTTTTCCCGAACGACGTCCGGTTCTACCCCCTGTGGGAAGAGTGCGCGAAGCTCGGCCTGCCGGTTCTCTTCCACGGCGGGATGGCCGCGGCCGGAGCGGGAACGCCGGGGGGCATGGGTGTCAAGCTCAAGTACAGCCAGCCCATCGCGCTGGACGACGTCGCCGCCGACTTTCCGGAGCTGAAGATCATCAGCGCCCATCCCACCTGGCCGTGGACCGCGGAAAGCCTCGCCATCGCGCGCCACAAGGCCAACTACTACATCGATCTCTCGGGCTGGGCGCCCAAGTACTTCCCCGCCGAGCTCCTGCACAACATCAACACTTTGCTGCAGGACAAGGCGATGTTCGGCTCGGACTGGCCGGCGATCAGCGTCGAGCGCTGGCTGGAAGAGTTCCAGCAGTGCAACATCAAGCCCGAGGTGCGAAAGAAGATCATGCTCGACAACGCCAAGAAATTCTTTAACCTGAACATCTAG